CGGCGGCGACCTGTTTGCCATCGTGTGGGACCCGAAGACCCAGAAGCTTTACGGCTACAACGGCTCGGGCCGGTCGCCCAAGTCGCTGACCCTGGCCGAGTTCCAGCGCCGCGGCCTGAAGGAGATCCCGGCCACCGGCCCGCTGCCGGTCTCGGTGCCGGGCGCGGTGGACGGCTGGTTCGCGCTGCACGAGCGCTTCGGCCGCAAGCCGATGGCCGACAACCTGGCCCCGGCCATCCGCTACGCCCGCGAGGGCCATCCGGTGGCCGAGGTGATCGCCTACTACTGGGACCGCTCGGTGCCCAAGCTGTCGCAGTACCCGGGCTTCAAGGAGCAGTTCACCGTCAACGGGCATGCGCCGCGCAAGGGCGAGATGTGGAAGAACCCGAACCTGGCCAACACCCTGGAACAGATCGGCCGCGGTGGCCGCGATGCCTTCTACAAGGGCGACATCGCCCGCACCATCGGCAGCTACTTCAAGGCCAACGGCGGCTACCTGAGCTACGAGGACATGGCCAGCCACCACGGTGAGTGGGTGGAACCGGTGAGCAGCAACTACCGTGGCTACGACGTCTGGGAGCTGCCGCCCAACAGCCAGGGCATCGCAGCGCTGCAGATCCTGAACGTGCTGGAGGGCTACGACTTCTCGAAGATCCCCTTCGGCTCGCCCGAACACGTGCACCTGTTCGTGGAAGCCAAGAAGCTGGCCTTCGCGGACCGCGCACGCTTCTACACCGATCCGGCGTTCCACCCGGCACCGGTGGAACGCCTGGTCTCGAAGGGCTACGCGGCGCAGCGGCGTGCGTTGATCTCGATGGACAAGGCCCTGCGCGAAGTGCAGCCGGGCACGCCGAAGCAGCTGCAGGAAGGCGACACGATCTACATGACCGTCGCCGACGCGGACGGGATGATGGTGTCGCTGATCCAGTCCAACTACCGCGGCATGGGCAGTGGCATGGCGCCCCCGGGGCTGGGCTTCATCCTGCAGGACCGCGGTGAGATGTTCGTCCTGCAGAAGGACCACCCG
This is a stretch of genomic DNA from Stenotrophomonas rhizophila. It encodes these proteins:
- the ggt gene encoding gamma-glutamyltransferase, which codes for MSRRLARGLLAAAVLCALPIAASAADRVTGHPFATRSEVIAPHAMAATSQPLATQIALDVMKGGGSAVDAAIAANAALGLMEPTGNGVGGDLFAIVWDPKTQKLYGYNGSGRSPKSLTLAEFQRRGLKEIPATGPLPVSVPGAVDGWFALHERFGRKPMADNLAPAIRYAREGHPVAEVIAYYWDRSVPKLSQYPGFKEQFTVNGHAPRKGEMWKNPNLANTLEQIGRGGRDAFYKGDIARTIGSYFKANGGYLSYEDMASHHGEWVEPVSSNYRGYDVWELPPNSQGIAALQILNVLEGYDFSKIPFGSPEHVHLFVEAKKLAFADRARFYTDPAFHPAPVERLVSKGYAAQRRALISMDKALREVQPGTPKQLQEGDTIYMTVADADGMMVSLIQSNYRGMGSGMAPPGLGFILQDRGEMFVLQKDHPNGYAPGKRPFQTIIPGFVTKDGKPWMSFGVMGGAMQPQGHAQIVMNMVDFGMNLQEAGDAPRIQHEGSTEPTGQATAMSDGGEVNLETGFPYETVRALMRKGHRVTFADGPYGGYQAILRDPDTGVYYGASESRKDGQAAGY